The following coding sequences are from one Microtus pennsylvanicus isolate mMicPen1 chromosome 1, mMicPen1.hap1, whole genome shotgun sequence window:
- the Lrwd1 gene encoding leucine-rich repeat and WD repeat-containing protein 1, whose translation MAPLTQRLLFQRGRPKTNSLGKIRSLDLSGLKLRSEHLDPSLLGRLKQLKELDLSDNLLETLPAHLGLSQLRILRCANNQLGDVTALSQFPNLEELNLEGNPFLTVNDNLKVSFLLPKLRKVNGKDAASTCSQVENLDRELTNRVTAHWEKFMATVSPEEEAADKLQADFVRSAVRDVHYGPESLSEFTQWRVRMIAEKLMTSGGTRVQEANITKDIPKEPPQAAAASKLRAGTVASKRPDNVPLDLPSTKRACFSSAAQMEGAPVEADGSQAALRLEPLHFLQCHSKNNSPKDLETQLWACAFEPAREEGHSGATSQTVATCGGEAVCVIDCQTGIVLHKYKVPGEEFFSVAWTALTVATQAGHKKRWNMLAAAGLRGMVRLLHVRAGFCCSVIRAHKKAIATLCFSPTHESHLFTASYDKRIILWDIGVPDHEYKFQASQLLVLSCSSTPLRLCPVASCPDDMLLAGCEGGCCCWDVRLYQPQKQRVCEVEFIFSEDSEGQRVDGLAFVNEDVVASKGSGQGTIYLWSWRQTWAGRGSQSVLPVVLLARLQWSSTNLAYFSLSTCPDKNLVLCGDEEGSVWIYDVEHLLKQRPPPVTTLQAPTQILKWPQPMALGQPVSKTMINTVVANAAFTYLTALTDSNIVSIWRSY comes from the exons ATGGCTCCTCTTACGCAGCGGCTGCTCTTTCAACGCGGGCGACCCAAGACCAACAGTCTGGGGAAGATCCGGAGTCTAGA TCTCTCGGGACTGAAGCTGCGGTCAGAGCACTTGGACCCCAGTCTCCTGGGACGTCTGAAGCAGTTGAAGGAACTTGACCTCTCTGACAACCTGCTGGAGACACTGCCTGCCCACCTGGGCCTGTCTCAACTGCGCATCCTTCGCTGTGCCAACAACCAGCTGGGGGATGTAACTGCCTTGAGCCAGTTTCCGAACCTCGAGGAACTCAACCTGGAAGGCAACCCTTTCCTGACG GTCAATGACAACCTGAAAgtctcctttctcctgcccaAGCTGCGTAAGGTCAATGGCAAGGACGCAGCCTCCACCTGCTCACAGGTGGAGAACCTCGATCGGGAGCTGACCAACCGG GTCACAGCTCACTGGGAGAAGTTCATGGCCACTGTGAGCCCTGAAGAGGAAGCTGCTGACAAACTCCAGGCTGACTTCGTGAGGTCTGCAGTCAGGGATGTGCACTACGGCCCCGAGTCTCTCAGCGAGTTCACGCAATGGcgg GTGCGGATGATTGCCGAGAAACTGATGACCTCAGGTGGGACCAGGGTACAGGAAGCCAACATAACAAAGGATATACCAAAGGAGCCTCCACAGGCTGCAGCTGCCTCCAAGCTCAGG GCCGGAACAGTGGCCTCAAAACGGCCAGATAACGTCCCGCTTGACCTCCCTTCCACCAAGCGAGCGTGTTTCTCCTCAGCAGCCCAGATGGAGGGTGCACCTGTGGAGGCTGATGGAAGCCAG GCTGCCCTACGCCTGGAACCCCTGCACTTCCTGCAGTGCCATAGCAAAAACAACAGCCCGAAGGATCTGGAGACTCAGCTGTGGGCCTGTGCCTTTGAGCCTGCCCGGGAGGAGG GGCACTCGGGGGCCACGTCCCAGACTGTAGCCACATGTGGCGGAGAAGCTGTCTGTGTGATAGACTGCCAGACAGGCATCGTGCTCCATAAATACAAGGTGCCAGGCGAG GAGTTCTTCTCAGTGGCCTGGACAGCCCTGACGGTGGCCACACAGGCAGGCCACAAGAAGCGCTGGAACATGCTGGCTGCTGCAGGCCTGCGAGGCATGGTCCGGCTGCTCCACGTGCGTGCAGGCTTTTGCTGCAGTGTTATCCGGGCCCATAAGAAGGCCATTGCCACCCTCTGCTTCAGCCCCACCCACGAGAGCCACCTCTTCA CTGCCTCTTACGACAAACGGATCATCCTCTGGGACATTGGGGTGCCCGACCACGAATATAAGTTCCAGGCTAG CCAGCTCCTGGTACTCAGCTGCAGCTCTACCCCCTTGCGCCTCTGCCCTGTGGCCTCCTGCCCGGATGACATGCTGCTGGCTGGCTGCGAGGGAGGTTGCTGCTGCTGGGATGTTCGGCTCTATCAGCCCCAGAAGCAGAG GGTGTGTGAAGTGGAATTCATCTTCTCTGAGGACTCTGAGGGACAGAGAGTGGACGGGCTGGCTTTTGTGAACGAAGATGTTGTGG CCTCCAAAGGGAGTGGACAGGGCACCATCTACCTGTGGAGCTGGAGGCAGACATGGGCAGGCCGGGGCAGCCAGTCTGTGTTGCCTGTGGTCCTCCTGGCCCGGCTGCAGTGGTCATCCACCAATTTGGCTTACTTTTCACTCAGCACCTGTCCTG ACAAAAACCTCGTGCTGTGTGGAGATGAGGAAGGCAGTGTGTGGATCTATGATGTTGAACATCTGCTAAAGCAGCGGCCTCCACCAGTAACAACTCTGCAGGCCCCGACCCAG atCCTCAAGTGGCCTCAGCCAATGGCACTGGGCCAACCAGTGAGCAAGACCATGATAAACACAGTAGTGGCCAATGCAGCCTTTACCTACCTCACTGCTCTGACGGACTCCAACATCGTGTCCATCTGGAGGAGTTACTAG
- the Polr2j gene encoding DNA-directed RNA polymerase II subunit RPB11-a, producing the protein MNAPPAFESFLLFEGEKKITINKDTKVPNACLFTINKEDHTLGNIIKSQLLKDPQVLFAGYKVPHPLEHKIIIRVQTTPDYSPQEAFTNAITDLISELSLLEERFRVAIKDKQEGIE; encoded by the exons ATGAACGCTCCTCCGGCCTTCGAGTCGTTCTTGCTCTTCGAGGGCGAGAAGAA AATCACCATTAACAAGGACACTAAGGTGCCCAATGCTTGCTTGTTCACCATCAACAAAGAAGACCACACTCTGGGGAACATCATCAAATC ACAGCTGCTGAAGGACCCACAGGTGCTGTTTGCCGGCTACAAAGTCCCTCACCCCTTGGAGCACAAGATCATCATTCGTGTGCAGACCACCCCAGACTACAGTCCCCAGGAGGCCTTCACCAACGCCATCACAGACCTCATCAGTGAGCTCTCTCTTCTGGAGGAGCGATTCCGG gTGGCCATCAAGGACAAGCAAGAAGGAATTGAGTAG